From Saimiri boliviensis isolate mSaiBol1 chromosome 9, mSaiBol1.pri, whole genome shotgun sequence, a single genomic window includes:
- the PI3 gene encoding elafin yields MRASSFLIAVVLLIAGMLVVEAAVMGVPVKGQDTVKGHVLANGQDPVKGQVSVKGQDRVKGQGQVKVQASTKSGSCPKILIRCAMLNPPNRCLKDTDCPGIKKCCEGSCGMACLDPQ; encoded by the exons ATGAGGGCCAGCAGCTTCTTGATCGCCGTGGTGCTCCTCATCGCTGGGATGTTGGTTGTAGAGGCAGCTGTCATGGGAG TTCCTGTTAAAGGTCAAGACACTGTCAAAGGTCATGTTCTGGCCAATGGACAAGATCCCGTTAAAGGACAAGTTTCAGTTAAAGGTCAAGATAGAGTCAAAGGGCAAGGGCAAGTCAAAGTTCAAGCCTCCACTAAGTCTGGCTCCTGCCCCAAGATCTTGATCCGGTGTGCCATGTTGAATCCCCCTAACCGCTGCTTGAAAGATACTGACTGCCCAGGAATCAAGAAGTGCTGCGAAGGCTCTTGCGGGATGGCCTGTTTGGATCCCCAGTGA